From the genome of Nicotiana tabacum cultivar K326 chromosome 2, ASM71507v2, whole genome shotgun sequence:
atgctattttcaggttcagaatgtaggttcgcctcaatggccacatgcgaattgatatctatcggcactttgattcgagctccaacggcgttgacaagtggtctttcagtactgggtgtcaagttgttgttctcatcttgaagaccggcttcgttgtcgataggtgaggccatttgattggtagttagtcgttgctaatccgaaatccaagataCTTTCGGAAACAAGCACAAAACGGTGTGTTTTTGCAGATCCGTATCAAATAActactgttatccttagccccacgatgggcgccaaattatttacctgaaaaatggatagagttgaatttgtacgtagttctaaggatatgtgatatagcttgaTACAACTCGTAAGgacaaatagaaatatcaaatatggattgcaaagaatgcaaaataagcaaggttggaaagaagatgattgtTTAGACTAAGCAAAATGAATCAATTAATAAAGCCTCAAAGAATAGTCCTtgaatataggagaatatggtgcttgaattacattGTAAGCAAAAAATTGCCTTGTAcagaaatgtagccatcctctttatagtggagtatcctactttagatataattaaaaatacatagtggagactccatgataaatcagcttttcccttatttccgccgagattctctcccttagtgtgttTGCAATGGCCCTTGTCTGTGGGCTCGAGCTCGATTGGCCTCGGTGCCTGTAGGTAGTGCTTCTAGAGCTCGATACGGACTCGGGATCAGGTGATGATTCGTACTCGGTCCCGGTTGGCCTCTGCCCCTTAAGCTCGaaatcatctcatcatagttcgatccggacccgagctcgatgatgacttcgaactcggtgtttgacctatacctgaaatccgaagcttgtttgtaccatcttcggaacccatctcgatattacgaaGTCTTTCTTCTATCCATTATATTTCGACCTTGATcatcgtacgaaggccgaaatctatttcgaccgtatacactcCCTTTGGTTAAAACTTCAGAAGAATTCAGTGCAGAAAGCAAGCAAGCCCAAATTGAATTAAACTCCATCCTAATGATCTTATGATGCACCGACGGACACATATATATAAACTTCCTTTCTTTAAGCTAAtgttttaataaattattattagaGATGAACTTAAAATATTCGAACACTTTGATACACCCATTAACATATTtagttaaaaaatataaataatgaaaagaaaaagaaaaggaactaTACTATTTAGCTCACAGAATTCGGCTCATTTGACAGAAACAAAGTTCAATCAGAGTTTTTTCTGCTTCTTTGCATTTAATTAAATTTATAGGTTCTTAGGTTTATATTCTGCTTCAGAATTGAATAAAGAAACATCAAACAAAATATATACCGGCTCCTGCCTAAATTATAGGTCTTGTTGATCAAATTCAAGCCTTTCTCTAACAGGAAAATAGAAACTTGAagcaaaaggtaagaaaataaagaatataTGGAAATTTCAGAATGTTTCCTATTACTACTAGGTTTCTGTAACATTGCTTAAACTCCACGGATGAGGGACCTCTATAAATACTACCACTAACCTAAACTAAGTTTTCCCCTGCCTTCTTTAATTCCCTGATCGTTGTTTCTTCTCTTTCAATGGCTTCCCTTACCAACCATTGTTTCTTCATCTTTCTATTAGTGATCTCCTCTTTCTTTTTCGCGCAGGCTGAAACTTCCCCGTTTTATTCCATTTACAGCTTCGGAGACAGTGATTCTGCTTCTACTTCTGATCATTTAGCCGCTATGCTTGGTCTGCCTTCTCTACAACATTACACCAAAGAAGGCGTTGAGTTTGAGTCCGGTATTAGTTTCATGACGCCTGGAGCAACAGTTATGAGTCCCTTTTCCTTCATAAAGAATGGCATCCCAGCGCCTCAGCAGTCTCATCACTCGCAGATTTCTGCCTTTATGAAACTCTTCTATAAGGATTGCTTCTCTTTTCATGACTGCGGCAGGAACAAGGTTCTTCAGAAAGCTATCATCTTTATGGATCAGCCTGGTTTTAATGATTACAAGCACTCTCTTTTGCATACAAAATCTATTTCCGAAGTGTCCAAACTTGTCCCTGATGTTGTGGAGACAATCAAGAGTTCTATCGAACAACTGATCAAAGATGAAGAGGCCAAACACTTTGTAGTTTCTGGAATTATTCCCATGGGTTGCCTGCCTGGTTTGCGAACAATGTTTCCTGAAAACGATAATAGCAGGAAAATTAAATGCCACAAAGGACTAAATTTGTTCTCAACATTGCACAATGATCATCTATGGCAAGCGTTGGAGGAGCTGCGATTGAAGTACCCTGAAGTTGAGATCATATATGCAGATTATTTCAAGGCCTTTATGGCGGTTCTATGCAATCATGCATTCTTGGGATTCAAGACTAAGACATTGATGAAGGTTTGCTGCGGTAGTACTGACAGCCGTCCGTTTAATTTTGATCCGCATAAGCAGTGTGGAGAGGAAGGAGTTGTAGCATGTTCTGATAGGGCTTCGCATATACATTGGGATGGATTTCGACTGACACCTGAGGCTTCGAAGAATATGATTGATACTCTGTTCAGCAAAAACGGTTTTGTATTTCCCGAGTTTAAGTTCGCAACAAATCACCATACAGCTGCAGCAGAAAGGCATCAGCATTCAAAGGTTTATGGACGATTTAGAGATGGCCTAAGGCATTTATTGGAGTTGCATGCTAATAACATAGTGGACTACTAAAGTACTGTGTGTTTTAATTTGCTCTGATATTGGTATGATGAGGTTTGAATAAGCAGAGAGTCTTTTGCTTTGGTAGGGTAGGCCCTCAAATGTTGATTTCTATGTACAGTGTGGCTAGCCTATTGTTTCTGTATACCTTTCTTCTTAATGAGTAATaaacaataagcatgatttgtCTCCAATTATGCAGTTTTTCTTGTTTTTGGTTATTTAACTTCTAATGCTGAAATAATGAAAATTCAAAGTCCTTTGGCTGTACATATTTATGTACTTTAACCGAGAAATCCCCAATGTCCACTGGAAGTGAGCTGTTCCAAGAGATCCAGCTGCGTTCGAGCAGAAGATAATGACCCTAAATCAAAACAAAATCAGAAAAAGTTCAACAATCAAACAAAACTATCAAAAGGGATTACAGGATATGTAACACCCTAAAATTAGCTTATCAATTCATATCATATTAGGCAGAGGTTAGTACAATCAGCACTCAATCAGAGAGGTTAGGTTAACTCCATCTTCAAGAATGTGACAAAAACTTACTACCCTTGCATCAAGTCAGGCTGTACAGAGCTCAAATTCAAAGCCATACTTATGAGGCTGCAAATTTTTGCTTGTAAAATTCGTTTATTCTGGACGGACACCTCAATTTAAACAGGTGGCTGAAAATAGCTCAACAGCTTTTGCTTGTACAGTATAGCTGTCTATTTTTCTGCTCTCCTTCCTCTCTTCACCAACACAAAGTTTTGTAGCATTAGCAACATAGGAGTATGAGTAGAAACACCATATTGCCCATGCAGAAGCTCATAGTTCACGTGGCGATTCTCATTTTTGTTCTTCTACCATTTGTCAGTTCAACTCAAAAGCACACAAAAAAGATTATTCACGAATGCAGTGATCACAAAGTCCTTGAGGTTATTCACATTTGCATCTCCTATTCTTtgtctttcaattttcttttatcCTCTGGAAAGTATTATGGGAACTCAAACTTGACTCAAACCTTCTCAGTAGGCAGTTTCAAGCTATTGTTCTGTAATTTCCCATATATTTGTAGGGCAGCAACTAATTATCTATCTCAAATTTCAGTTAAGTGCAAATTTTCCTACATGGATTTCTGCTATGAGCTTCCATGGGTTTCTTGATGCCTATTGGGATTCTTGTAATGAGAATGTCAAATGCCTATTGGCATGAAAATCAGTATCTCAACAGTAACCAAAAGCTATTATTAGCAATCTGAACCTTGTTTATTAGATAAAAGTACCTTTCACCTCTAATGATATTGAAAAAGAGTAAGAGCTATGATTATAGATTTGCTAATAATTAAAATAGCCCACAATTTGTTATTAAGTAATTGTAAGTTAACTCCATTTATCATCAAATTGATAGCAGTGATGAATGCTTAGTGGGAAAGGAAAGGCAGGAATTGTAAAGTTTCTTATTTGAGTACTACAACTAACTCTCCCAGTTTATTATTTAGAAATGAGCGCAATTCAAGTTAATTATGATTCTAGTTATAACCGTTTATTTTGACATATGATACTTGACAGCTGACTACTTCTATTTAGAAAGTTCACGTACATTTACATAATTATGTAGTgcataaaattcacatcaatttttttttatatttggcaGATCTCTTCTACTTGTAATAGCAGCAACAACTTGTGGGAAAGAGGGATGTATTTAATTAGTACTGTTTCTTGTTCTTCCTTTGCAGGAGAAGCAAAAGAAGGGGCGTATGGTTTTATTTCCACTGAGATCGTCAACATATATACAGGTTTACAAGCACGTATTTGGAACTGGCATTTCAGTGTTGAGGTTGCTGTTATCGCATTCATCTATCTATTCCAACAAAAATGGCACTATATAAATCAATCAGGAGTGATTTTAGGCAATGAATCAGTACTAACAACGGATCAACAAACATCTCCAACAGATGAGAAAAAGGAAATGTcacccatgccatcatcagagcCATGTTAAGACTTCAGACAAACAAATAATTTGCCTTTTACTAAcattaaattatttccaaatttgttACAGTTTCAGAAACATAAGTTTTGTGTATTACTATCAATGTAGAGCATCATATACGGCAATTAATATGAGAAATTTTGTATCCGCCTTTTTTACATTTGTAGTTTAAATTTTCTATCTGCCTCTGCCTTTTTACATTTCAATGAGTTGAGCATATCCAACTCCATCACAACATATGCAGCTAGTTCTAATCAGCTCTAGTTCTTGTGGTGACACCTACAACGAAAGACACTCAAGCGAGAGAAAAGTGCCCATTCGATCACCTTTTACTAGCAATGATCTGTTAATGTACAACTCCAAATGACCATTCATCTCTAGAAGTAGCAGGATTTTCACAAATTTATATACTTTCACTATATTAGTAACAGAAACAGTGGATCTTTATACAAGTCATGGAAATAGCTGCACATAACCTGTCGCAATTGCAATTCCTAAAATGACAAGGGGTGGAAGGATGACGAATGCTCCAATTGTAGCAAAGAATACTGAGTCATTCCTCTGAGAAACTTTTCATTCAAGTAGGCTTGTCTTTTGATGTTTCTCTTCTGTGAAACAGTTAACTTGGCGCTAACCTTTTTCAAATTCTTACCCAAGGGAATGTTGAACTCATCATCTCGATCTCCAACCAACTTAACGAGCTGATCACGAATTGTAGGTTTACTAGAGCTACTATCACTTTCATAACCTGGCCAAGGATCAAGTCAATGATGGTCGGGAATAACTAAAGGGTTATTCGGCTCTCAATAACAAAAGCGGAAAGGAAGCAAAGATGGGTAAGTTTACTTGAAATCTTGCTATAACGAATGGATATGGTAGATAATATAAAGAACGAAATTCCTTCCTAGAGCATCATGTTTTGAATGGATCACACATGAAGCTGCTACAGACAAGATAATCTGCAGGAAAGAGACTACAGATTGTGCAACTAATGCCCTATGTGTATGAAACATCTAGCATCCCCAAATCACTTACTGCTACATAGTTATATGTTTGTGAAGTCTGGAGCATGTTCGCTAACACATTAGGAGTTTAGTCGGTAACACCATGGTCACTGAAGGATGCAATAATATTCTGACAGGGACAGAAAGTACAAAAGCACCTCTGCATATTTTGGGCAGTTTGGAAGGAAAAGAATTCCAGATGTTTTCAAAAGTTGACTTTAGTAGTGGATGGAAATTCTTTCATGGACTTATAGATTCCCTACAATGCTAGGAGAGAATCCGAGTCCTTTGGCTGTACATATTTAAATATgtactttcttttttcttgataACCGAGAAATCCCTAGGGCCAGTGGGGAACGATtataaaagaagacaaagagtCAAAGGGGAGAACATATACCACTAACTGTTGAGCTGCTGGAAGTCAGCTGTTCCGAGCACAAGATAAtgaccctaaaacaccaaaagTTCAACAATCAAACTGTTATGAATTTAAGAGAGATAACAGATTCAATAACAGGAAACTTCTTTGATTCTATCTCAAACTTAGCAACTCTACTTACAATGGACTCAAAAAGTAAGATAAAcactaaaagaaaggaaaaatgaagaaggggaaaGGTTCCAGACTGCTCCTTAGCAAAAACAAACAATAAGACTTGCCATATTTTCTGCCTAATTAGGGAAACCTACTACTACTTATACTAATGTCTGTTGGGAATATTTCTCCAATAGTGCTCACAGTTGTCCTCGCATAACAGCATTGCAGGTGCCCTCTCTTATCCATTGGCTTTGGGGACCACAAAGTCCTTGAAATGTTTTGGAGAGTTAACGGGCCTGGAGCTTCTCCTTAGCCCAATATCAAGTGCAGCTGGTCCAATACCTTGGTTCACAACATTGCCTACCCCTTGAAGAggaaccttgtcctcaaggttcaAGCTGGAAACTGACGCTGTAGCAATGAAGTATCTTCCCAAGTGGCATCCGAAACTGGTAAGCCCACCCATTTGACAAGGCATTGTGAAAGTTGATGTTGGTCCTTGGTAATGGTTCGATGTTGCAGAATCTCCTCAGGCAGAAGGTTCAGGGAAGAAGACTGATTAATCAAGTCAATAGGAGTAACTTGGTGCTCAGGTTTGCCAATGCACTTACGAAGAATGGAGACGTGAAAAACAGGGTGTATTTTAGAAGATAGCGGCAGATCAAGTTTGTAAGCAACCTGGCCAATTttctgaatgacttgaaaggatcCAAAAAAACGTCTACTGAGTTTGTTGTAACGTTGTAGCCAGAGTGAAAGTCGGCGATATGGACGTAGGCGAACATAGACCCAGTCACCTACTTCAAATGATATTTCCCGTCTTCCTTTGTCAGCTAACGCCTTCATTCGAGTTTGAGCCTGGAGAAGATTGGCCTTAAGGATACCCAATGTCTCATCTCTTTGGCGAAACGACTCAGTAATTGCTTGAGTAGTGGTTCCATCTATAACAAAACGAGAAATAGTAGGAGGCGGCCTGCCATAAACGACCTCAAAAGGAGTCATCTTGGCACTCGTTTGGAACGACTTATTATACCAAACCTCGGCCCAAGGTAAAAGTGGAAACCATGTGTTCGGAGCATAAGGGTAAAGCATCGCAAGTACTGCTCCAAACACTTGTTAAGTGCCTCAGTTTGCCCATCGGATTGCGGGTGATAGGCTGAACTCCTTGCTAATTGTGTCCCCTGCAACTTGTTTACTTCTTCCCAAAATTCTGACAAGAATAAGGGGTCTCGATCAGAGATAATTTTAGTAGGGAACCCATGAAGACGAACAAATTTTTGCACAAAAACTGCAGCGATCTTTTGGCTGGTGAAATGAGGATGAAGGGCGATAAAATGTCCATATTTAGACAAACGATCAACAATCACCAACATTGTTGTGCGCCCGTGAGAAGGAGGCAGTCCCGTAATGAAATCCATTGATATCTCCTCAAAAATTGCAGAAGGAATAGGCAAAGGCATAAGAAGGCCTGCTGGTTGCAGAGATGTATCCTTCATTTGTTGGCAGATTTGGCACTCCGACACAAAGGTCTTTACATCAGCACGCATGCCGGGCCAAAAGAAGTTTGAGGACAGACGATGAAAAGTCCTAGAGATAC
Proteins encoded in this window:
- the LOC107828777 gene encoding acetylajmalan esterase 2-like, encoding MASLTNHCFFIFLLVISSFFFAQAETSPFYSIYSFGDSDSASTSDHLAAMLGLPSLQHYTKEGVEFESGISFMTPGATVMSPFSFIKNGIPAPQQSHHSQISAFMKLFYKDCFSFHDCGRNKVLQKAIIFMDQPGFNDYKHSLLHTKSISEVSKLVPDVVETIKSSIEQLIKDEEAKHFVVSGIIPMGCLPGLRTMFPENDNSRKIKCHKGLNLFSTLHNDHLWQALEELRLKYPEVEIIYADYFKAFMAVLCNHAFLGFKTKTLMKVCCGSTDSRPFNFDPHKQCGEEGVVACSDRASHIHWDGFRLTPEASKNMIDTLFSKNGFVFPEFKFATNHHTAAAERHQHSKVYGRFRDGLRHLLELHANNIVDY
- the LOC107828778 gene encoding uncharacterized protein LOC107828778 → MGFLMPIGILVMRMSNAYWHENQYLNREAKEGAYGFISTEIVNIYTGLQARIWNWHFSVEVAVIAFIYLFQQKWHYINQSGVILGNESVLTTDQQTSPTDEKKEMSPMPSSEPC